Proteins found in one Tamandua tetradactyla isolate mTamTet1 chromosome 1, mTamTet1.pri, whole genome shotgun sequence genomic segment:
- the SEC61G gene encoding protein transport protein Sec61 subunit gamma gives MDQVMQFVEPSRQFVKDSIRLVKRCTKPDRKEFQKIAMATAIGFAIMGFIGFFVKLIHIPINNIIVGG, from the exons ATGGATCAGGTAATGCAATTTGTTGAGCCAAGCCGGCAGTTTGTGAAGGACTCAATTCGGCTGGTTAAAAGATGTACCAAACCTGATAGAAAAG AATTCCAGAAGATTGCCATGGCAACAGCAATAGGATTTGCTATAATGGGATTCATTGGCTTCTTTGTGAAATTGATCCATATCCCTATAAATAACATCATTGT tGGTGGCTGA